The following are encoded in a window of Flavobacterium psychrotrophum genomic DNA:
- the cas2 gene encoding CRISPR-associated endonuclease Cas2, translated as MWVLVFFDLPTETKLERKSAARFRKDLLDDGFTMFQFSIYLRFCPSRENADVHTKRIKRVLPKRGKVGIMQITDKQFGMMEIFYAQKEIQKDTPGQQLELF; from the coding sequence ATGTGGGTACTTGTATTTTTTGATTTGCCAACAGAAACAAAGTTAGAACGTAAATCAGCAGCCCGTTTCAGGAAAGACCTTCTTGATGATGGTTTTACAATGTTTCAGTTTTCCATTTATCTGCGATTTTGCCCAAGTAGGGAAAATGCAGATGTACATACCAAGCGCATAAAACGCGTATTGCCCAAACGAGGTAAGGTGGGTATTATGCAAATTACAGACAAGCAATTTGGGATGATGGAGATATTTTATGCACAAAAAGAAATTCAAAAAGATACTCCTGGTCAGCAGCTAGAACTATTTTAG
- the cas1 gene encoding type II CRISPR-associated endonuclease Cas1: MVKRTLFFSNPAYLSTKNEQLVVSFPNDVKLPVTIPIEDLGYIVLEHPQITLTNGLICKLIENKTAVITCDKQHLPNALLQPLTGHSEQTERYRHQLNISTPLKKNLWQQTVSAKITNQAYHLSARGKDSKKLKRWAEDVKSGDTENHEAIAAAHYFQSLFNHIPDFSRNQKGIAPNGLLNYGYAILRAVTARAIISTGLLPSVGIFHSNKYNAFCLADDIMEPYRIYVDMLVYDVTQKNDNFEELTPELKALMLSIPAIDVVLEGKRSPLMVAMSRTTNSLYECYAGISRKILYPVFETTV; this comes from the coding sequence ATGGTAAAACGCACACTCTTTTTTAGTAATCCTGCTTATTTAAGTACCAAGAATGAGCAGTTAGTTGTAAGTTTTCCTAATGATGTAAAATTGCCCGTAACCATACCTATTGAAGATTTGGGGTATATAGTGCTGGAACATCCGCAAATAACGCTTACAAACGGGCTTATATGCAAGCTAATCGAAAACAAGACAGCTGTTATAACCTGTGATAAGCAGCATTTGCCAAATGCGCTATTACAGCCGCTTACAGGACATAGTGAACAAACTGAACGCTACAGGCATCAGCTTAATATAAGCACACCGCTAAAGAAAAATCTCTGGCAACAAACTGTAAGTGCTAAAATAACAAACCAGGCATATCATTTATCTGCAAGAGGCAAAGACAGCAAGAAGCTAAAACGCTGGGCAGAAGATGTAAAAAGTGGCGATACAGAAAACCATGAAGCAATAGCTGCGGCACACTATTTTCAGAGCTTGTTTAACCATATACCCGATTTTAGCCGTAATCAAAAGGGAATAGCTCCAAATGGATTACTTAATTACGGATATGCCATTCTTAGAGCTGTTACCGCGCGGGCTATTATCAGTACTGGGCTGTTACCATCTGTAGGCATTTTTCATAGCAATAAATATAATGCTTTTTGTCTTGCCGATGATATTATGGAGCCATATCGTATTTATGTAGATATGCTGGTCTATGACGTAACGCAAAAAAATGATAATTTTGAAGAACTTACACCAGAGCTAAAAGCTTTAATGCTAAGCATTCCGGCAATAGATGTGGTATTAGAAGGAAAACGCAGCCCACTTATGGTGGCCATGAGCCGTACAACAAACAGCCTGTACGAATGCTATGCAGGTATCAGCAGGAAAATACTATATCCGGTTTTTGAAACAACAGTTTAA
- the cas9 gene encoding type II CRISPR RNA-guided endonuclease Cas9 (Cas9, originally named Csn1, is the large, multifunctional signature protein of type II CRISPR/Cas systems. It is well known even to general audiences because its RNA-guided endonuclease activity has made it a popular tool for custom editing of eukaryotic genomes.) produces MSKTLGLDLGTNSIGWAIRDTAAGDNQIIHSGVLTFEKGVASEKGIEFPRVQKRTESRNKRRNYQSEKYRKYALLQFLIDHNMCPLTIAELNEWRKYTKPYGRRYPQSEAFINWLRFDFNGDGKPDFHLLGKDKDESYYAFRAFAADEHYHNVYQDNLHVLGRVFYQLVQRRGFKGRDEEEAKTGSDKNGTAGRNDIAAYIDDYGTLGAALYQYQKARGGRIRQRYNLRKDYENELKEICRVHNISDEDYQKLWKAIIWQRPLRTQKGLIGNCIYEPGKKRAPISHPLYEEYRTWIFINNLNIEPPAGIAKADYLKDKIYPLFFKASDDFELKSILTQLKKDGAATNARFKEDTKIVSAKLLKFFNDILGDNWKDKYGWDDINNREARQQKKTGTGYTFEDIWHVLSTFDDRESLKEFAVNKLGLDEDIANKFASKSLKQGYATLSLSAIKKILPYLQRGYIYSQAVYMANLYKVLGADSITDGLIEHFSEETEKIFRENGRQKQINAVVNSLIADELNAGRYTIEDGRLLDDEEQARVYKKIIETFSTKTWEEFTEEEKEGIIADVSAKFKSFLMTSVREKSGVFTQPLRLHDQVFDYLQKAYNLPDKRKNFLWHPSEQENYTAAQEYAHFTLKGKDVYVPFKKKETFVNKHPDADYEGRSLKLLGSPEPISKGLKNPMALKTMHKLKQLVNHLLKTNAIEEDTRIVIEIARELNDANTRKAIEKWNNERERENQKFRDIIREINAESGTTFSEDDKTLVRKIRLWEEQGRICLYTGKPISGSEVFNGVMFDIEHTIPASMSFDSELKNLTLADTHYNRHVKGKLFPTQLPNYEHDATVNGKTYPAILSTMERIFGKRSLKVVTDRKGKEDIRESWKKIEDLQKLYDDWRNRAKFASTKEIKDNCIQRKHMAKMDLDYWKSKLRTFTLVEYNPAWKNSQLRDTQIITKYTLPYLKTVFSKVAVEKGSVVHAFKEIYEVNPPFEKKNRKVHSHHAIDAAILTLIPPFYDRDKILQKYNEQKDRDNTSCYHENPKDWKNFSAGKILGIEHQILINNIAENKTTLPTYKTVRKRGKIVKNNDGTIRVAKGDTIRGQLHKETLFGAIKLPLRNEDGKILFEENGKMKLDEKIHLVIRKPLVYSKDPNSPGYKSLEQIEKEIVDKDLFRMIKQQVEASDFKTALTEGVYMLGKNGEKINKIRRIRCINDKLKYDSAIRVQRHSFASSKDYKHNTLAENGGNPVCLFYKSKDGNDKNIKVLSIGSLAESKIMNDQQYFEEPYYNHVEIGKLKKSKRIPLHAVLKSGIKAIFYKDSPEELLELSKVELSTRMYKMYGFEGDGRIRFKHHLAAGMDTELKKDNKELPYYNADEKTMFLRLTQKQWNFIVEGPDFEMALDGTVIFKI; encoded by the coding sequence ATGAGCAAAACATTAGGCCTTGATTTAGGCACAAATTCTATAGGCTGGGCTATAAGAGATACTGCAGCAGGAGATAACCAAATTATACATAGCGGTGTACTAACCTTTGAAAAAGGTGTAGCTTCAGAAAAAGGGATAGAATTTCCCCGTGTACAAAAACGTACCGAAAGCCGCAACAAACGCCGTAACTACCAGTCAGAAAAATACAGAAAGTATGCTCTGCTGCAATTTCTTATAGACCATAATATGTGTCCGCTTACAATTGCAGAACTGAATGAATGGCGAAAATATACTAAGCCATACGGGCGCCGTTATCCGCAGTCTGAAGCATTTATAAACTGGTTACGTTTTGACTTTAACGGTGATGGTAAACCCGATTTTCATTTGCTGGGTAAAGATAAAGATGAGAGTTATTATGCGTTTCGTGCTTTTGCCGCCGATGAGCATTACCATAATGTATACCAGGATAATCTACATGTACTGGGCAGGGTATTTTACCAGCTGGTACAACGCCGTGGTTTTAAAGGCCGTGATGAGGAGGAAGCAAAAACAGGTAGTGATAAGAATGGCACAGCCGGCCGAAATGACATTGCTGCTTATATAGATGACTATGGCACTCTGGGTGCCGCACTATATCAATATCAAAAAGCTCGTGGCGGGCGCATAAGGCAACGTTACAACCTGCGTAAAGATTATGAAAATGAACTAAAAGAGATATGCCGGGTACATAACATTAGTGATGAAGATTATCAAAAACTATGGAAAGCCATTATTTGGCAGCGCCCGTTGCGTACACAAAAAGGGCTTATAGGCAACTGCATTTATGAGCCGGGTAAAAAACGTGCCCCTATAAGCCACCCATTGTATGAGGAATACCGTACCTGGATTTTTATAAATAACCTAAACATAGAGCCGCCTGCAGGCATTGCAAAAGCAGATTATCTGAAAGATAAAATTTATCCGCTATTCTTTAAGGCATCTGATGATTTTGAACTTAAATCAATTTTAACCCAGTTAAAAAAAGATGGTGCTGCAACTAATGCAAGGTTTAAGGAAGACACTAAAATAGTTTCGGCAAAGTTGCTAAAGTTTTTTAATGATATTTTAGGCGATAACTGGAAAGATAAATACGGTTGGGATGATATAAACAACCGCGAAGCCAGACAACAAAAAAAAACAGGCACAGGATATACTTTTGAAGACATCTGGCATGTGCTTAGTACCTTTGATGACCGCGAAAGCCTGAAAGAATTTGCGGTGAATAAGCTTGGTTTAGATGAGGATATTGCCAATAAGTTTGCTTCAAAAAGCTTAAAGCAAGGGTATGCCACACTTAGCCTTTCGGCAATTAAAAAGATACTCCCTTACCTGCAAAGAGGTTACATTTACAGCCAGGCTGTGTATATGGCTAACTTGTATAAGGTTTTAGGTGCCGATAGCATTACTGATGGGCTTATTGAGCATTTCTCTGAAGAAACCGAAAAAATATTTAGAGAGAATGGCAGGCAAAAACAGATAAATGCAGTTGTAAACAGCCTGATAGCCGATGAACTAAATGCAGGACGCTACACCATAGAAGATGGCAGGTTGCTGGATGATGAGGAACAGGCACGTGTGTACAAAAAAATTATAGAAACATTTAGCACCAAAACCTGGGAAGAATTTACCGAAGAGGAAAAAGAAGGCATAATAGCTGATGTATCAGCAAAATTTAAATCTTTTTTAATGACATCTGTCAGAGAAAAAAGTGGTGTATTTACCCAGCCACTGCGGCTGCACGACCAGGTTTTTGATTACCTTCAAAAAGCATATAACCTTCCTGATAAAAGAAAGAACTTTTTATGGCATCCATCTGAACAGGAAAACTATACCGCTGCTCAGGAATATGCTCATTTTACACTAAAGGGTAAAGATGTTTATGTACCGTTTAAGAAAAAAGAAACCTTTGTAAATAAACACCCGGACGCAGATTATGAGGGGCGTTCATTAAAGCTGCTAGGCAGCCCGGAGCCAATAAGCAAAGGGCTTAAAAACCCTATGGCATTAAAGACTATGCACAAGCTGAAACAGCTGGTTAATCATCTTCTTAAAACAAATGCCATAGAAGAAGATACCCGCATAGTTATTGAAATTGCACGTGAACTTAATGATGCCAATACCCGTAAAGCCATTGAAAAATGGAATAACGAGCGCGAGCGTGAAAACCAGAAGTTCCGCGATATTATAAGGGAAATTAATGCCGAATCGGGAACCACTTTTAGTGAAGATGATAAAACCCTTGTGCGTAAAATACGCCTGTGGGAAGAACAGGGCAGAATATGCCTATACACAGGTAAGCCTATTAGTGGTAGTGAGGTGTTTAACGGAGTGATGTTTGATATAGAACATACCATACCGGCAAGCATGAGCTTTGATAGCGAACTTAAAAATCTTACCCTGGCTGATACACATTACAACAGGCATGTGAAAGGTAAGCTGTTCCCTACTCAACTGCCTAATTACGAGCACGACGCAACTGTTAACGGCAAAACCTATCCGGCCATTTTAAGCACTATGGAGCGCATTTTTGGTAAAAGGTCTTTAAAAGTAGTAACCGACAGAAAGGGAAAAGAAGACATAAGGGAATCCTGGAAAAAAATCGAAGATCTTCAGAAACTTTATGACGATTGGCGTAACAGGGCAAAATTTGCTTCAACCAAAGAGATTAAAGATAACTGCATTCAGCGCAAGCATATGGCTAAGATGGATTTAGATTACTGGAAATCCAAGCTACGCACCTTTACTCTTGTAGAGTATAATCCGGCGTGGAAAAACAGCCAGCTTCGCGATACCCAAATAATTACTAAATATACCCTACCCTACCTAAAAACGGTATTTAGCAAAGTAGCGGTAGAAAAAGGCAGTGTAGTACATGCGTTTAAAGAAATTTATGAGGTAAATCCGCCTTTTGAAAAGAAGAACAGAAAAGTACACAGCCATCATGCCATCGATGCCGCTATACTTACGTTAATTCCGCCGTTTTATGACAGGGATAAGATACTACAAAAGTATAACGAACAAAAGGATAGAGACAATACCTCGTGCTATCATGAAAACCCGAAGGACTGGAAAAACTTTTCGGCAGGAAAAATACTTGGTATTGAGCACCAAATACTGATTAATAACATTGCTGAAAACAAAACCACTTTACCTACATATAAAACGGTAAGAAAACGCGGAAAAATTGTAAAAAACAATGATGGAACCATACGGGTTGCCAAAGGTGATACTATACGCGGGCAACTGCATAAAGAAACACTTTTCGGAGCTATAAAATTACCGCTTAGAAATGAAGATGGAAAAATACTATTTGAAGAAAATGGTAAGATGAAACTTGATGAGAAAATTCATTTAGTAATCAGAAAGCCATTAGTTTATAGTAAAGACCCTAATTCTCCGGGGTATAAATCTTTAGAGCAGATAGAGAAAGAAATAGTTGACAAAGATTTATTCAGGATGATTAAACAGCAGGTGGAGGCCTCGGATTTCAAAACGGCTTTGACAGAAGGGGTATATATGCTTGGAAAGAATGGTGAAAAGATAAACAAGATTAGGAGGATACGTTGTATAAATGATAAATTAAAGTATGATTCGGCTATTCGTGTCCAAAGACATAGCTTTGCTTCATCAAAAGATTATAAGCATAACACATTAGCTGAAAATGGCGGAAATCCTGTATGCTTGTTTTATAAGAGTAAAGACGGGAATGATAAAAATATAAAAGTATTAAGTATAGGTTCACTAGCGGAGTCAAAAATAATGAATGACCAACAATATTTTGAAGAACCATATTATAATCATGTGGAAATAGGGAAATTAAAAAAATCAAAAAGAATTCCTCTACACGCTGTTTTAAAGTCAGGGATAAAAGCAATATTCTATAAGGATTCGCCTGAAGAATTATTAGAATTGTCAAAGGTTGAATTGTCCACTCGAATGTATAAAATGTATGGATTTGAAGGTGATGGGAGGATAAGGTTTAAGCATCATTTGGCGGCTGGTATGGATACGGAACTTAAAAAGGATAATAAAGAATTACCTTATTACAATGCAGATGAAAAAACAATGTTTTTACGTCTTACCCAAAAGCAATGGAACTTTATTGTAGAGGGGCCGGATTTTGAGATGGCACTTGATGGCACTGTAATATTTAAAATCTGA
- a CDS encoding SsrA-binding protein has translation MFKILAKLNHILLPNYTKQQLDLAKATKFQKAIIAWKYWVTTRAVN, from the coding sequence ATGTTTAAAATTTTAGCAAAACTAAATCATATACTACTGCCTAATTATACAAAACAGCAACTGGATTTGGCTAAAGCCACTAAATTTCAGAAAGCCATAATAGCCTGGAAGTATTGGGTAACAACACGTGCCGTTAATTAA
- a CDS encoding M56 family metallopeptidase gives MENLLPYILKASALLAVFFLAYHTLLKKETFFGTNRLFLIAGLITSALLPLAEYTKVIFVDPIPARPFTSQELTMMNTAMLQEQKIPEPAFEINWFYVALGVYAIGLAFFGIRLLADVFKIRKMLAGKRVTKSETYKLVDSADVDSPFSFFNYIVYNSGVLQPQELDSILTHEKVHSRQKHSVDMLLAQTFCIVFWFNPIVWLYKKAISQNLEFIADSEATKLVADVKAYQKTMLRLSIEPQYISITNQFYQSLIKKRIVMLNKQKSRRRNFWKYAIVLPALTAFVLAFQVKVVAQEKQLPVQPKISERIKMSIEITKDSKDEELQAEKDIFKEEFDTDVTISNIKRNSKKEITGIRVAVKAKDQDKVYEVNGTDPITAFTIEVEKDDTGLLKIVFGSHVSKKLTGVTYAKAEAISNAVAADSTYSISTSSRTYTDSPKNGGAVRTVSKPTEINMGDVLIVLNGKKLPKGEVLKLPAGEEVEGMTVLKNKEAKKKYGKDAKEGVIEITTRRTVSARGFAMLPRTQAYAYTSEPTSISTPTIRQRVVIGSYVNDDVKAYEEMTDDQYLLIKDSDEAYSDLTLDELKKELATTRSAGIFTTATANGYDNRPQQISERAAAKLQKESAYKLSFFTEKMKMEMEKSRQEMDDARKEMKKIRAEMEAERAKYKAERKKAQKAQK, from the coding sequence ATGGAAAACCTGCTACCTTACATTTTAAAAGCTTCTGCCCTACTGGCAGTATTTTTTCTGGCATATCATACATTACTAAAAAAAGAAACCTTTTTTGGTACTAACCGCCTTTTTTTGATTGCCGGGCTTATCACGTCTGCGCTACTGCCACTGGCAGAGTACACTAAGGTTATTTTTGTAGACCCTATACCCGCACGTCCCTTTACATCGCAGGAACTCACCATGATGAATACCGCTATGCTTCAGGAACAAAAAATACCGGAACCTGCTTTTGAAATAAACTGGTTCTATGTAGCATTAGGTGTTTATGCAATCGGGCTTGCATTTTTTGGCATCAGGCTATTAGCAGATGTGTTTAAGATAAGGAAAATGCTGGCTGGTAAACGTGTTACGAAATCAGAAACATATAAACTTGTAGACTCAGCCGATGTCGATTCGCCATTTTCTTTCTTCAATTATATCGTATATAATTCGGGTGTACTACAACCTCAGGAGCTGGATAGCATCCTTACACACGAAAAAGTGCACAGCCGCCAAAAACATTCGGTAGATATGCTGCTTGCACAAACATTTTGCATCGTGTTTTGGTTCAACCCTATCGTATGGCTATATAAAAAGGCTATTTCTCAAAACCTGGAGTTTATTGCAGATTCTGAGGCTACTAAATTAGTTGCAGATGTAAAGGCTTATCAAAAAACCATGTTGCGCCTTTCGATAGAGCCACAATATATAAGCATTACCAATCAATTTTATCAATCACTAATCAAAAAACGAATCGTTATGTTAAACAAACAAAAATCGCGCAGGCGCAATTTCTGGAAGTATGCCATTGTGCTGCCCGCACTTACAGCCTTCGTACTGGCCTTTCAGGTAAAAGTTGTCGCACAGGAAAAACAGCTCCCTGTGCAGCCTAAAATTTCTGAAAGGATTAAAATGTCCATTGAAATTACAAAAGACAGTAAAGATGAAGAATTACAGGCCGAAAAAGACATCTTTAAAGAAGAGTTTGATACCGACGTAACCATAAGTAACATTAAACGCAACAGTAAAAAAGAGATTACCGGCATCAGGGTAGCTGTTAAGGCAAAAGACCAGGATAAAGTATATGAAGTAAACGGTACCGATCCTATAACAGCCTTTACCATTGAAGTTGAAAAGGATGATACAGGCCTTCTTAAAATAGTTTTTGGAAGCCATGTAAGTAAAAAACTTACCGGAGTTACTTATGCAAAAGCAGAGGCTATTTCTAATGCTGTTGCTGCCGATTCTACTTATTCTATAAGCACTTCAAGCAGAACATATACCGACTCTCCTAAAAATGGTGGTGCTGTAAGGACGGTATCGAAGCCAACAGAAATAAATATGGGAGATGTACTTATAGTTTTAAATGGTAAAAAATTACCTAAAGGAGAAGTTCTTAAACTACCTGCCGGCGAAGAGGTAGAAGGAATGACAGTACTTAAAAATAAAGAAGCTAAAAAGAAGTATGGTAAAGATGCAAAAGAAGGTGTAATTGAGATTACAACCCGCCGCACCGTTTCAGCAAGAGGGTTTGCAATGCTGCCGCGTACCCAGGCATATGCTTACACTTCAGAGCCTACATCTATTAGTACACCAACTATAAGGCAACGTGTAGTTATAGGCTCTTACGTTAATGACGATGTTAAGGCATATGAAGAGATGACAGATGACCAGTACCTGTTGATAAAAGACAGCGATGAGGCTTATAGCGATTTAACGCTTGATGAGCTAAAAAAAGAACTGGCAACAACCAGAAGCGCAGGAATTTTTACTACAGCCACTGCAAACGGATATGACAACAGGCCACAACAAATAAGTGAACGGGCAGCAGCGAAACTACAAAAAGAGAGTGCTTACAAATTAAGTTTCTTTACCGAAAAGATGAAAATGGAAATGGAGAAATCAAGGCAGGAGATGGATGATGCCCGTAAAGAAATGAAAAAAATAAGAGCAGAAATGGAAGCCGAACGTGCAAAATATAAAGCCGAAAGGAAGAAAGCACAAAAGGCACAAAAATAA
- a CDS encoding BlaI/MecI/CopY family transcriptional regulator, with amino-acid sequence MQKLTNKEEEVMHILWKLEKAFVKDVLAEVTDDKPHYNTYSTIIRNLEDKGYVAHNAFGNTHQYYPIIAKEEYRKAFMNNAIENYFGNSYKSMVSFFAREEKISADELREILNMIENKE; translated from the coding sequence ATGCAAAAGTTGACCAATAAAGAAGAAGAAGTAATGCACATACTCTGGAAGCTTGAAAAAGCTTTTGTAAAAGATGTACTGGCAGAAGTAACCGACGATAAGCCACATTACAATACATACAGTACCATAATACGTAACCTGGAAGATAAAGGCTATGTAGCCCATAATGCCTTTGGCAACACCCACCAGTATTACCCTATTATTGCTAAAGAAGAGTACCGAAAAGCGTTTATGAACAACGCTATAGAAAACTACTTTGGCAATTCATACAAAAGCATGGTATCCTTTTTTGCAAGAGAAGAAAAAATCAGCGCTGATGAGCTTCGTGAAATACTTAACATGATCGAAAATAAAGAATGA
- a CDS encoding head GIN domain-containing protein, giving the protein MKKAILLALGMLCTLAATAQDQSGFIEAAKKHVTAQHNISSYSKLYVNGPFDVILVKDKADALTIEGAENIVPLITAEVKDQVLTIAIKDGLKIKPSKHNRILIKVPFNALNEVSLYGSGSITSKKTIDTNLGIKLNGSGSIKLSLHSPKTDVNMVGSGSVTLTGYSESIACKLTGSGTIMAKELQSDAADVVLMGSGTIKVATNKSIKGRINGGGSVAFGGEPEKQDLMREGTGEFSAF; this is encoded by the coding sequence ATGAAAAAAGCAATTTTACTTGCACTGGGTATGTTATGTACCCTTGCAGCCACAGCACAAGACCAATCTGGCTTTATAGAAGCCGCTAAAAAACACGTTACAGCACAGCACAACATAAGCAGCTACAGCAAGCTCTATGTAAACGGCCCCTTTGATGTTATTTTAGTAAAAGATAAGGCCGATGCCCTAACTATAGAGGGTGCAGAAAACATTGTTCCGCTTATTACTGCCGAAGTAAAAGACCAGGTGCTTACCATTGCCATAAAAGACGGACTTAAAATAAAACCGTCTAAACACAACAGGATACTTATTAAGGTGCCCTTTAATGCCCTTAATGAAGTAAGCCTTTATGGTTCGGGCAGCATTACCTCAAAAAAAACTATTGATACTAACCTGGGCATAAAACTAAATGGCTCAGGATCTATAAAACTATCATTGCATTCGCCTAAGACCGATGTTAACATGGTAGGATCAGGATCTGTAACCCTTACAGGCTATTCTGAAAGCATCGCCTGCAAATTAACCGGATCAGGTACCATTATGGCAAAAGAACTGCAAAGTGATGCTGCCGATGTAGTACTTATGGGATCTGGTACGATCAAAGTTGCTACAAATAAATCAATCAAAGGGCGCATAAATGGCGGAGGTAGTGTTGCCTTTGGCGGCGAACCCGAAAAACAAGACCTTATGCGCGAAGGTACCGGAGAGTTTTCAGCTTTTTAA
- a CDS encoding DUF4097 family beta strand repeat-containing protein, with translation MKTIHNYLLLLMFIPTLAFAGIVKGKYTKEKKINKVYAVNNNAALQVGNKYGNIVITTWDEDRTDIEVTITVSGNDEEDVVKRLNSLDVDFEATKSLVSARTRIGNFRARGRNINMEINYTIRIPKNGTLGLNNQYGGIRLGKIYGGMNIDCQYGSLTIDEAHADNNRIDLQYCGGSHIKYIKAAQLKMQYSDMDITRAGKIIGDAQYTPVKIGDVGDASMTIQYGDFKVNTADKINLKADYTTCKFGRVDNLLNVGINYGDVNVNEVATSARNIVVNSTYGTTKLGLANNLGFSFEFSLEYGSLSGKDLLKFTEKIEKDFSVYYKGNSASGTGQCKLYAKAEYGDIKLSRN, from the coding sequence ATGAAAACAATACATAATTACCTGTTACTTCTGATGTTTATACCCACACTGGCATTTGCAGGTATTGTAAAGGGAAAATACACAAAAGAGAAAAAGATAAATAAAGTGTATGCCGTAAACAATAACGCCGCCCTACAGGTAGGAAACAAATATGGCAACATTGTAATTACTACCTGGGATGAAGACCGTACCGATATTGAAGTTACCATTACCGTTAGCGGCAATGATGAAGAAGACGTTGTAAAAAGGCTCAACAGCCTTGATGTAGATTTTGAGGCTACAAAAAGCCTGGTTTCTGCACGTACACGCATAGGCAACTTTAGAGCCAGGGGTAGGAACATTAATATGGAGATCAACTATACCATAAGGATTCCTAAAAACGGCACGCTGGGCTTAAACAACCAGTATGGCGGCATACGCCTGGGTAAAATATATGGCGGTATGAACATTGACTGCCAGTATGGTAGCCTTACCATTGATGAAGCTCATGCTGACAATAACCGTATAGACCTGCAATACTGTGGCGGATCGCACATAAAATACATTAAGGCAGCCCAGCTTAAAATGCAATACAGTGACATGGATATAACCAGGGCAGGAAAAATAATAGGCGATGCCCAATACACTCCCGTAAAAATAGGCGATGTAGGCGATGCCAGCATGACCATACAATATGGCGACTTTAAAGTAAATACTGCCGATAAAATAAACCTTAAGGCAGATTATACTACCTGCAAATTTGGCCGTGTAGATAACCTGCTGAATGTAGGCATAAACTATGGCGACGTAAACGTAAACGAAGTGGCCACATCTGCCAGGAATATTGTAGTAAACAGCACTTATGGCACAACAAAGCTGGGGCTGGCAAACAACCTTGGATTTAGTTTTGAGTTTAGCCTTGAATACGGAAGCCTAAGCGGCAAAGACCTGCTAAAGTTTACAGAAAAAATCGAAAAAGATTTCTCGGTATACTACAAAGGTAACAGCGCAAGCGGTACAGGGCAGTGCAAATTGTATGCAAAAGCAGAATACGGAGACATAAAATTAAGCAGGAACTAA
- a CDS encoding RNA polymerase sigma factor, whose product MTKTDQDIDHLVALCREGNRNAQFEVYNRYYKAMYNTALRIVKDAHWAEDVMQEAFLRAFTKITSFKGEVAFGAWLKKIVVNHSLDSYKKINRGAMDSLEDIMYKVEDDNDKEEATLNFQQVQLQQVGAAIASLKESYRIILTLLYIEGYDQDEICSILDITPGNCRTTISRARESLLNKMKGL is encoded by the coding sequence TTGACCAAGACAGACCAGGATATCGACCACTTAGTTGCCCTATGCAGGGAGGGTAACCGTAATGCGCAGTTTGAGGTGTACAACCGTTATTATAAAGCTATGTACAATACCGCACTGCGTATAGTAAAAGATGCGCACTGGGCCGAAGATGTAATGCAGGAAGCTTTTTTAAGAGCTTTTACAAAAATAACATCGTTTAAGGGAGAAGTTGCTTTTGGTGCATGGTTAAAAAAAATTGTGGTAAACCACAGCCTCGACAGTTACAAAAAGATCAACCGCGGCGCCATGGATTCGCTGGAAGATATAATGTATAAGGTGGAGGATGATAATGATAAAGAAGAGGCAACCCTCAATTTTCAGCAGGTACAGCTACAACAGGTAGGCGCAGCCATAGCAAGCCTTAAAGAAAGTTACCGCATTATACTTACCCTGCTGTATATAGAGGGCTATGACCAGGACGAAATTTGCAGCATACTGGATATTACCCCGGGCAACTGCCGCACAACAATAAGCAGGGCCAGGGAAAGCCTGCTAAACAAAATGAAAGGACTATGA